In a single window of the Leptospira sanjuanensis genome:
- a CDS encoding nucleotide sugar dehydrogenase translates to MSELLEKINNKSAKVGIIGLGYVGLPLALRFVEEGFATSGLDIDLQKIESLKEGKSYIKHIPSHKIKNSISSGLKVSERFSDVAELDVLVICVPTPLNKFREPDLSYITNTLNTILPYLKKGQAISLESTTYPGTTEEILKPLLIANGFEIGKDFYLIYSPEREDPGNKKFDTKTIPKICSGETSACLEIAIALYQKIVVQIVPVSSTKVAEMTKLLENIHRAVNIGLVNEMKIVADRMGIDVYEVINAAATKPFGFVPYFPGPGLGGHCIPIDPFYLTWKAREYGVHTRFIELAGEVNSSMPDYVVDKVSYALNQGKKPIHGSKILVIGVSYKKNVDDIRESPGVYIMEKLRERGGIIDYSDPYIPVFPNIVEHKFNLKSVDLNPESVKLYDCILIATDHDSIDYKMILENALMIVDSRGRYQQQQTNVVRA, encoded by the coding sequence ATGAGTGAATTACTTGAAAAAATAAATAATAAAAGTGCAAAAGTCGGAATCATTGGTCTCGGCTACGTGGGTTTACCTTTGGCTTTGCGTTTCGTAGAGGAAGGTTTTGCTACTTCCGGTTTAGATATTGATTTACAAAAGATAGAATCGTTGAAAGAGGGAAAAAGTTATATTAAACATATTCCTTCACATAAAATCAAGAACTCAATAAGCTCTGGATTAAAGGTTAGCGAGAGATTTTCTGATGTTGCGGAGTTAGATGTGCTTGTTATTTGTGTTCCTACCCCCTTGAACAAGTTTCGAGAGCCAGACTTAAGCTATATTACGAATACACTCAATACAATTCTTCCTTATTTGAAAAAGGGACAAGCTATCTCTCTGGAAAGTACCACATACCCAGGGACTACAGAAGAGATATTGAAACCTTTACTAATTGCAAATGGATTTGAAATCGGTAAGGATTTTTATCTAATTTATTCTCCTGAAAGAGAAGACCCAGGTAATAAAAAATTCGATACGAAGACTATACCGAAAATTTGTAGCGGAGAGACTTCGGCTTGTCTTGAGATTGCTATAGCACTTTATCAGAAGATTGTAGTCCAGATCGTTCCTGTAAGCAGTACAAAGGTTGCCGAGATGACAAAACTTTTAGAAAATATTCACAGAGCTGTGAATATCGGTTTAGTCAATGAAATGAAAATCGTCGCCGATCGAATGGGAATCGACGTTTATGAAGTGATAAATGCCGCTGCGACGAAGCCATTCGGCTTTGTACCTTATTTTCCGGGACCTGGTTTAGGCGGACATTGTATTCCGATCGATCCTTTTTATTTAACATGGAAAGCAAGAGAATACGGTGTGCATACTCGTTTTATTGAACTAGCCGGAGAAGTAAATAGTTCTATGCCGGATTATGTAGTCGATAAAGTCTCATATGCGCTGAATCAAGGGAAAAAACCCATTCACGGAAGTAAGATTTTGGTAATTGGGGTTTCTTATAAAAAGAATGTCGATGATATAAGAGAGTCGCCCGGAGTTTATATTATGGAAAAACTTAGAGAGAGAGGCGGTATTATAGATTATTCAGATCCTTATATTCCGGTTTTCCCAAATATTGTGGAACATAAATTCAATTTAAAAAGTGTCGATCTGAACCCCGAATCGGTAAAGCTGTATGATTGTATCTTAATCGCTACTGATCACGATTCTATTGACTATAAGATGATTTTGGAAAACGCGTTAATGATTGTTGATTCGCGTGGTCGTTATCAACAGCAACAAACAAACGTTGTTAGAGCATAG
- a CDS encoding acyltransferase yields the protein MSVFQKFFGNIPISTESQGIKIFGAFFKRLLHCIARYFPLLPSFRVILHRWRGVKIGKNVFIGVEVFIDDAIPSAVEIEDDVVIIAQNTILGHAYYPFHFSSILKSKDTLESGKTIIKKGAYIGIRSTILAGVTLGEYSIVGAGSLVTKDVPAYTMVVGVPAKVVAKFKKSDLVFKEL from the coding sequence ATGAGCGTCTTTCAAAAATTTTTTGGCAATATTCCAATTAGTACCGAATCACAAGGTATAAAAATTTTCGGAGCTTTTTTTAAAAGACTCTTGCATTGTATCGCGCGATATTTTCCCTTACTTCCGTCCTTTCGGGTGATATTGCATCGGTGGAGAGGAGTCAAAATCGGTAAGAATGTTTTTATCGGAGTTGAAGTTTTTATAGATGATGCAATTCCTTCTGCCGTGGAAATTGAAGACGACGTGGTTATTATTGCCCAAAATACGATTCTTGGGCACGCTTATTATCCCTTTCACTTTTCAAGTATTTTAAAATCTAAAGATACGCTTGAAAGCGGAAAGACAATTATTAAGAAAGGTGCTTATATAGGAATTCGAAGTACAATACTTGCGGGCGTAACTTTAGGTGAATATTCCATTGTAGGGGCAGGTTCATTGGTTACCAAGGATGTCCCAGCTTACACCATGGTGGTCGGCGTCCCGGCTAAGGTAGTTGCCAAATTTAAGAAATCGGATTTAGTTTTCAAAGAGTTATAA
- a CDS encoding glycosyltransferase family 2 protein, which translates to MYKKHSIAVIIPAYNEEITIARVIETLPNFVDFVIVVDDGSTDQTAEKARTAGAIVVSHKMNKGLGVTFKTGIVKALEIGADIVVNIDADGQFDSSDVLKLVKPVVEGKAGFATASRFKDPEFYPQMSKIKFYGNHLMSLLISIIVGKKFMDVSCGFRAYSRDTLLRLNLFGKFTYTQETFIDLVFKDITILEVPVRVRGTREFGKSKMASNLIKYAYNTSKIIFRVVRDYRALKVFGSLSIIAFAIGLIAGIFFAAHYLIVGTFYPHKWAGFVSGFFILFSIFLFLLGFIMDMLSRIKVNQEAMLYYLKNLNYPQKSNSRNK; encoded by the coding sequence ATGTATAAAAAGCATAGTATCGCTGTTATAATTCCAGCTTACAACGAAGAAATCACTATTGCTAGGGTAATTGAAACATTACCTAATTTCGTAGATTTTGTGATTGTAGTTGACGATGGTTCTACTGATCAAACGGCTGAAAAAGCAAGGACAGCCGGAGCAATTGTTGTAAGTCATAAAATGAATAAAGGATTGGGAGTAACCTTCAAAACAGGAATCGTTAAGGCATTAGAAATCGGAGCTGATATCGTTGTAAATATTGATGCAGATGGGCAATTTGATTCATCCGATGTTTTGAAGTTAGTTAAGCCCGTCGTCGAAGGCAAAGCAGGATTCGCGACCGCATCAAGATTTAAAGATCCTGAGTTTTATCCTCAAATGTCCAAAATAAAATTTTATGGAAATCACTTGATGTCCCTGTTGATCAGTATCATTGTTGGCAAAAAATTCATGGATGTGTCCTGCGGATTTCGAGCTTATTCGAGGGATACGTTATTGCGATTGAATCTATTTGGAAAATTTACATATACTCAAGAAACTTTCATTGATTTGGTATTTAAGGATATTACGATATTAGAAGTTCCAGTCAGGGTGCGCGGAACTCGAGAATTCGGAAAGTCTAAGATGGCTTCGAATCTTATTAAATACGCCTATAATACTTCAAAAATTATTTTTCGAGTGGTACGTGATTATAGAGCTTTAAAAGTTTTCGGAAGCCTATCTATTATAGCTTTTGCAATCGGTCTTATCGCCGGAATTTTTTTTGCCGCACATTATCTAATTGTAGGTACATTTTATCCTCACAAATGGGCGGGTTTTGTATCGGGCTTTTTTATTCTTTTTTCCATTTTTCTTTTTCTTCTGGGATTTATTATGGATATGCTTAGTCGGATCAAAGTAAATCAGGAAGCCATGCTTTATTACCTGAAAAATCTAAACTATCCGCAAAAATCAAATTCACGAAATAAATGA